A window from Gemmatimonadaceae bacterium encodes these proteins:
- a CDS encoding amino acid permease translates to MPPESDTPSAAGEQGFVRAIGVVGLAAGIVNITIGGGIFRLPAEVSRTLGAAAPLGYLVCAVAMAIIVLCIADAGSRVALTGGPYAYIETAFGPFVGYLGGVVLWLLSTFAMAAVSTVFADNVGALVPLVRGPLGRTAFYVALFGFFAAVNVRGVTQGTRLNNVATVAKILPLLLLAVFGWVGVKAEHLVVQEWPDATTLARTAILLTFAFSGIESALVPGGEVRDPARTVPRAIFLAMGGITVLYLLLQFVSRGILGEGLSAATTAPLAAAAGQAMGSWARTLLLVGASVSMFGHAGGMMLALSRVLYALARDGFLPKVVASVHPIHRTPHIAIVLQAVAAIVLAATNTFERLAVLANISVLMLYGACCVASWQLRRTGVRQGGTPFRSPAPAVLPWLGVLVIGWMFTSIRPGEWLAILVALSVATALYLATRARRRLAAP, encoded by the coding sequence ATGCCCCCTGAGAGCGATACGCCATCCGCGGCCGGTGAGCAGGGGTTCGTTCGCGCCATCGGTGTCGTCGGCCTGGCGGCCGGCATCGTGAACATCACCATCGGAGGGGGCATCTTTCGCCTGCCTGCCGAGGTGTCACGCACCCTCGGCGCGGCCGCGCCGTTAGGCTACCTGGTGTGCGCCGTGGCGATGGCCATCATCGTCCTCTGCATCGCCGACGCCGGGAGCCGGGTGGCACTCACCGGCGGCCCGTACGCCTACATCGAAACCGCGTTCGGCCCCTTCGTCGGCTACCTCGGCGGCGTGGTGCTGTGGCTGCTGAGCACGTTCGCGATGGCCGCGGTCTCCACCGTGTTCGCCGACAATGTGGGCGCGCTGGTGCCGCTCGTTCGCGGTCCGCTTGGCCGGACCGCGTTCTACGTCGCCCTCTTCGGCTTCTTCGCGGCAGTGAACGTCCGTGGGGTGACGCAGGGAACGCGGCTCAACAACGTCGCGACAGTCGCGAAGATTCTCCCTCTGCTCCTGCTGGCCGTATTTGGCTGGGTCGGCGTGAAGGCCGAGCACCTGGTCGTGCAGGAGTGGCCCGACGCCACCACGCTCGCGCGCACCGCGATCCTGCTCACGTTCGCGTTCAGCGGCATCGAATCGGCGCTGGTCCCCGGAGGAGAGGTCCGCGACCCGGCGCGCACGGTGCCGCGGGCCATCTTCCTGGCCATGGGCGGCATCACCGTGCTCTACCTGCTGCTGCAGTTCGTGTCGCGAGGCATTCTCGGTGAGGGACTCTCGGCCGCCACGACGGCGCCGCTCGCCGCGGCCGCGGGGCAGGCGATGGGTTCCTGGGCTCGCACGTTGCTCCTGGTGGGCGCGTCCGTCTCCATGTTCGGTCACGCGGGCGGGATGATGCTGGCGCTTTCCCGCGTCCTCTACGCACTCGCTCGCGACGGGTTTCTGCCGAAGGTGGTGGCCAGCGTGCATCCGATCCATCGGACGCCGCACATCGCGATCGTCCTGCAGGCCGTTGCCGCGATCGTCCTCGCCGCCACCAACACGTTTGAGCGGCTGGCCGTCCTCGCGAACATTTCGGTGCTGATGCTCTATGGCGCATGCTGCGTGGCATCGTGGCAGTTGCGGCGCACCGGAGTTCGGCAGGGCGGGACACCGTTTCGTTCGCCCGCTCCGGCGGTGCTTCCGTGGCTGGGCGTACTGGTGATCGGCTGGATGTTCACCAGTATCCGACCGGGCGAGTGGCTCGCGATCCTGGTCGCCCTCTCGGTGGCCACCGCGTTGTACCTTGCAACGCGGGCGCGCCGCCGTCTGGCGGCACCCTGA